The following coding sequences are from one Diospyros lotus cultivar Yz01 chromosome 7, ASM1463336v1, whole genome shotgun sequence window:
- the LOC127805571 gene encoding uncharacterized protein LOC127805571 encodes MARGRNARSSDAIADLPENHHNQPHDDPLVMGSVAPATETLVPLATRVTTGMPPRAPAQPVAPTVGVEAVQAWQQRQEALENTVRQLADAVRALARAQLQMVLRQPESLSPRRPRHPREERPPPNEREADRVPSPERSDTAVEELLQRVQELEARQGVRGQNSGYGERTPFTKEVELEALPRRFKVPSIPQYNGDSDPYDHLDAFNVQMDLQTTSSMVKCRVFPATLGDIPRAWLRSLPSRSIGSWEECQRKFLGQYRALRRQLAPPCHLATVFQRSGEPLKDYIAKFRREVSNVESPSDESILTAISASLRKDGKLYESIYKSPVADLGEFYERAAKEIRWEEAFGKKPAGHREEVGSSNRDGKRNDGGNRKDNRGERSNNQVAKRARREEQEDRPPRQGRFNNYTALSDSQERIFAMERRREDFGRPNPIKTPNKFRNREKFCAYHNEVGHDTSECYALKDAIEELIRGGRLRDYVVRPANQPPQQVNQQRPPPEDERAPAVRTIYTIHGDPHLAGTSNRSHERYVREANHVLVAGSNEQMGSSKRARMAVKEITFSEEDARDIHWPHNDALVIRAHIGNMEVRRIMVDTSSSVNVMYRACFDQMGLGPEQLGPSPEPLFGFTGDAVVPMGRVKLPFTIGGEGREATALAEFLIIDCPSAYNVVLGRPVMNELDMVTSTRALTVKFPTTNGTGCVRGEQHLARRCYEDAVKMGTRGKKVNVVTKGAQRPSSRSGVSYDLDPREVDCDKATGPVEELEEVPISEVDAERCLKLGKNLAPEVKRQLIEFLKTNLDVFAWNHEDMVGIAPEVMSHRLNIDPSYKPVRQKRRLMTPERYAALKEEVDKLLANGFIREAHYPVWVANPVLVKKKNGKWRTCVDFTNLNKACPKDSFPLPRINQLVDATAGHQLLNFMDAYSGYNQIPMNPNEEEHTSFITDRGLYCYKVMPFGLKNAGATYQRLVNMMFEAQIGKTMEVYVDDMLVKSEQVADHARNLGEKFKILRSYNMKLNPLKCAFGVASGRFLGFMVNSRGIEANPEKIKALLDMRSPVRMKDVQSLTGQVAALSRFIAKATDKCIPFFNTLRKAQGFSWSEECELAFQQLKEYMGQAPLLSKPRDGEKLVIYLGVSAHALSAALVREEEGVQYPVYYISKRLVDAETRYTSMEKLAYCLVIASRKLRPYFQAHQIDVLTKYPLRQILQKPDTSGRLLKWAIELAQFDLEYKPRVAIKGQALADFIAEFTETTQVEGETSEGPSWELYVDGSSSEQGAGARVMLISPEGHIILCALRFDFRATNNEAEYEALLAGLRLAKEVRGEALIIFSDSQLVVNQIRGEYQAKGVKMAAYLLKVREFLVPFQRFEVRQIPRSQNSHADALARLATARDTEFLGAIPVEFLAVPSMEQPAETMVVHASQGSWMSPILAYLREGKLSTDKLEARRLRARAVRYCIYDEVLYKRGFTAPLLRCIEGSDCQTVLEEIHAGHCGNHAGALSLAQKALRQGFYWPMMKQDAINLVKKCDKCQRFANIPRAPPAYLQQMNSSWPFVVWGMDLIGPLPTARGNCKHAIVAVDYFTKWAEAKELAEISSSKVQKFVWNNIICRFGVPQQIVTDNGTQFTSEQFIQFCESLGIQKSFTAVDHPQANGQVEAVNKIIKHALKTKLEDKKGPWVDELQTVLWAYRTTARTSTPETPFSLVYGSEAMILAEHKVTSQRRATFNPDGNGELLAANLDLLEEARDTARLRITIYQQRVTRYYNRKVRVRRYKL; translated from the exons atggcaagaggaaggaatgCACGAAGCTCTGACGCAATCGCCGATTTGCCTGAAAATCATCACAACCAACCGCACGATGATCCACTTGTCATGGGATCCGTCGCCCCCGCGACGGAAACCCTGGTTCCACTGGCTACCAGAGTCACTACCGGAATGCCCCCACGAGCTCCGGCCCAACCTGTCGCCCCAACCGTCGGAGTAGAGGCGGTTCAGGCCTGGCAGCAGCGTCAGGAGGCTCTGGAGAATACTGTTAGGCAGCTCGCTGATGCGGTCAGGGCCCTTGCCCGAGCCCAGCTGCAAATGGTCCTGAGACAACCAGAGTCGCTGTCACCCCGAAGACCTCGCCACCCGCGAGAGGAAAGACCCCCGCCAAACGAAAGAGAAGCCGATAGAGTTCCTTCGCCAGAAAGGTCA GACACCGCCGTCGAGGAGTTGCTCCAAAGGGTGCAAGAACTGGAGGCACGACAAGGAGTTCGTGGCCAAAATAGTGGCTACGGAGAACGGACGCCATTCACAAAGGAAGTTGAACTCGAAGCTCTCCCTAGGAGATTCAAGGTTCCGAGCATACCACAGTACAACGGAGATAGTGACCCCTATGACCACCTGGACGCATTCAATGTCCAGATGGATCTGCAGACCACCAGCTCGATGGTGAAGTGCCGAGTATTCCCCGCGACCTTGGGCGACATCCCGCGCGCCTGGCTCAGAAGCCTCCCGTCTCGCAGCATTGGTAGTTGGGAAGAATGCCAGCGAAAGTTCCTCGGGCAGTACAGAGCTCTAAGACGGCAGCTCGCCCCGCCGTGCCACCTCGCCACGGTCTTCCAAAGGTCGGGCGAGCCCCTCAAAGATTACATCGCCAAGTTCCGGCGCGAGGTGAGTAACGTCGAAAgtccctcggatgaaagtatcctgaCCGCCATCTCGGCAAGTCTCAGGAAAGACGggaagctctacgagagcatctataAATCCCCCGTTGCGGATCTGggagaattctatgaacgagctgcAAAGGAGATCCGGTGGGAAGAAGCATTCGGGAAGAAGCCCGCCGGACATAGAGAGGAAGTCGGAAGCTCTAACCGAGACGGGAAAAGGAACGACGGGGGAAACAGAAAGGACAACCGAGGAGAGCGGTCTAACAATCAGGTAGCCAAGCGAGCTCGGCGGGAAGAACAAGAGGACCGACCTCCGAGACAAGGCCGTTTCAACAACTATACGGCCCTATCAGATTctcaagaaaggatcttcgccatggaAAGGAGGAGAGAGGATTTCGGGAGGCCAAACCCGATAAAAACTCCCAACAAGTTCAGAAATAGGGAGAAGTTTTGTGCGTATCACAACGAGGTGGGGCACGACACCTCTGAATGTTACGCTTTGAAGGATGCAATTGAAGAACTGATTCGAGGGGGCCGGCTGCGAGACTATGTGGTGCGACCTGCAAATCAGCCACCACAGCAGGTGAATCAACAACGACCGCCCCCCGAGGATGAGCGCGCACCAGCAGTTCGGACGATCTATACGATCCACGGCGATCCTCACCTCGCAGGCACATCGAACAGGTCGCACGAAAGGTATGTACGCGAGGCTAATCATGTCTTAGTGGCAGGATCTAACGAGCAGATGGGATCATCAAAGCGAGCTAGGATGGCAGTGAAAGAAATCACTTTCTCCGAGGAGGACGCCAGGGACATACACTGGCCGCACAATGACGCCCTCGTCATTCGCGCTCACATCGGCAACATGGAGGTGCGAAGAATAATGGTGGACACCAGCAGCTCGGTGAACGTGATGTACAGGGCCTGTTTCGACCAGATGGGACTCGGGCCCGAACAGTTGGGCCCATCCCCAGAGCCACTTTTCGGGTTCACGGGAGATGCAGTCGTCCCCATGGGACGAGTTAAGCTCCCATTCACAATTGGGGGCGAAGGTCGTGAAGCCACAGCGCTTGCGGAGTTTCTGATcattgactgcccctcagcatacaacgtcgtgcTCGGGAGGCCGGTGATGAACGAGCTGGATATGGTCACCTCGACCAGAGCGCTGACCGTCAAGTTTCCAACCACCAACGGAACTGGATGCGTGCGGGGagagcagcacctcgcaagacgttgctacGAGGACGCGGTCAAGATGGGGACCAGAGGAAAGAAAGTAAACGTGGTCACAAAGGGAGCGCAGCGACCTTCAAGTCGGAGCGGGGTGAGTTACGACCTGGATCCTAGAGAAGTGGATTGCGACAAGGCCACCGGCCCGGTGGAAGAACTTGAAGAGGTCCCGATCAGCGAGGTGGATGCTGAAAGATGCCTGAAGCTCGGGAAGAATCTGGCCCCCGAGGTAAAACGCCAACTTATTGAATTCCTTAAGACTAACCTGGATGTGTTTGCGTGGAATCACGAAGACATGGTGGGGATAGCACCGGAGGTCATGTCGCACAGACTCAACATAGACCCCAGCTACAAGCCggtgcgccagaagaggagacTGATGACTCCAGAACGCTACGCCGCCCTTAAAGAGGAGGTGGATAAGCTCCTGGCTAATGGGTTTATCAGAGAGGCTCACTACCCAGTCTGGGTAGCCAACCCAGTGCTTGTAAAAAAGAAgaacgggaagtggaggacctgcgtCGACTTCACCAACTTAAATAAAGCCTGCCCGAAGGACAGTTTCCCCCTCCCAAGAATTaaccagctcgtggatgcaacagcGGGGCATCAGCTCCTCAATTTCATGGACGCCTACTCGGGatacaaccagatccccatgaatCCTAACGAGGAGGAACACACGTCGTTTATCACCGATCGCGGGCTATACTGTTATAAGGTCATGCCGTTCGGGTTGAAGAATGCTGGGGCGACCTACCAGAGACTTGTGAACATGATGTTCGAAGCGCAGATTGGGAAAACAATGGAGGTATACGTTGACGATATGCTGGTTAAGTCTGAGCAGGTCGCAGATCATGCTCgtaatttgggagaaaaattCAAGATCCTCAGGAGCTACAATATGAAGCTGAACCCACTAAAATGTGCATTTGGGGTGGCTTCCGGGAGGTTCTTGGGATTCATGGTCAACAGCAGAGGTATCGAGGCCAATCCAGAAAAAATAAAGGCCCTTTTGGATATGAGGTCGCCTGTAAGAATGAAGGACGTGCAGAGCCTAACCGGCCAGGTCGCTGCACTAAGCCGATTTATCGCCAAGGCAACCGACAAGTGCATCCCTTTCTTCAATACGTTACGAAAAGCCCAAGGTTTCAGTTGGAGTGAGGAGTGCGAGCTCGCCTTCCAGCAGTTGAAGGAGTATATGGGGCAAGCTCCGCTACTTTCAAAACCCCGAGATGGGGAAAAACTGGTGATCTACCTAGGAGTGTCGGCGCATGCTCTCAGCGCAGCCTTGGTTCGGGAGGAAGAAGGGGTGCAATACCCTGTTTATTATATTAGCAAGAGGTTGGTGGACGCAGAAACGAGGTACACATCGATGGAGAAGCTCGCATACTGCTTGGTCATAGCATCGAGGAAATTACGTCCTTATTTCCAGGCCCATCAGATCGATGTTCTAACTAAGTACCCCTTGAGGCAGATTTTGCAGAAGCCAGACACATCGGGCCGCCTGCTGAAATGGGcaattgagctcgctcagttcgacttGGAATACAAACCAAGAGTGGCAATCAAGGGGCAGGCACTGGCGGATTTTATCGCTGAATTCACTGAAACGACCCAAGTAGAAGGAGAGACCTCGGAAGGACCGTCCTGGGAGTTGTACGTTGACGGGTCGTCGAGCGAGCAAGGAGCTGGGGCACgagttatgctaataagcccggAGGGCCACATAATACTATGCGCCCTGCGATTCGATTTTCGAGCTACCAATAACGAGGCCGAGTACGAGGCGTTGCTCGCAGGGCTGCGCTTGGCAAAGGAGGTGCGAGGTGAAGCACTGATAATTTTCAGCGATTCCCAGCTCGTTGTCAACCAAATACGCGGGGAATATCAGGCGAAGGGGgtgaagatggcagcatacctGCTCAAAGTACGCGAATTTCTAGTTCCTTTCCAACGGTTTGAGGTACGCCAAATTCCACGCTCTCAGAATTCCCATGCAGATGCACTGGCTCGGCTAGCTACTGCGCGAGATACAGAGTTTCTAGGGGCTATACCGGTGGAGTTTTTAGCCGTCCCTAGCATGGAGCAACCGGCCGAGACGATGGTGGTTCACGCATCCCAGGGCTCATGGATGAGCCCCATTCTGGCATACCTACGGGAAGGAAAGCTATCGACAGATAAGCTAGAAGCGCGCAGACTGCGAGCTCGAGCCGTTCGCTACTGTATCTACGATGAGGTATTGTATAAGCGAGGATTCACAGCTCCATTGTTAAGGTGTATTGAGGGCTCTGACTGTCAGACCGTGCTGGAAGAAATACATGCTGGGCATTGCGGCAACCACGCCGGGGCTCTATCACTAGCCCAGAAGGCCCTTCGGCAGGGATTCTATTGGCCTATGATGAAACAAGACGCGATCAACTTGGTGAAAAAGTGTGACAAGTGCCAACGGTTCGCTAATATCCCGCGGGCTCCACCGGCCTACCTTCAACAGATGAACAGCTCATGGCCGTTTGTTGTCTGGGGTATGGACCTGATTGGGCCGCTCCCAACAGCTCGTGGCAATTGCAAGCATGCCATCGTGGCAgttgattacttcaccaaatgggccgAAGCGAAAGAGCTCGCTGAAATCTCCAGCTCCAAGGTACAAAAATTTGTCTGGAATAATATCATTTGCAGGTTTGGGGTCCCACAGCAGATAGTCACAGACAACGGAActcaattcaccagcgagcaattcatccaattctgcgaatCATTGGGAATCCAAAAGAGCTTCACGGCCGTAGaccacccccaggccaatgggcaggtcgaagcagtcaacaagATAATCAAGCACGCCCTGAAGACGAAGCTGGAAGACAAGAAGGGCCCTTGGGTGGACGAACTACAAACGGTGCTTTGGGCGTATCGGACGACAGCTCGAACTAGCACACCTGAGACTCCTTTCTCGTTGGTCTATGGGTCCGAGGCGATGATCCTAGCTGAACACAAGGTGACCAGTCAGCGAAGAGCCACCTTTAACCCAGATGGAAATGGCGAACTCCTAGCCGCGAATCTAGATCTACTTGAGGAGGCTAGAGACACAGCTCGCCTACGGATCACCATCTACCAGCAAAGGGTAACGCGTTACTACAACAGAAAAGTTCGGGTCAGACGGTACAAGCTCTGA